The DNA region ACAGAATTACAGACAGGTGCTTTCTGGTCTGCACAGAGAATAAAGTATGCATCTGTTGAGGAGCTTAAAGGTTTTCTTGATCTTCACAGAGAGTATACAACCTTTATAGATACAGATCTTAAACCCCTTGACATAGCTATAAACTACGATGGCAAAGATAGATCAGTTCACATACTTCCTGCATCAATTTTTATATCTGCAGGTGCAGGAATATACCTGTCTGGACATGGGGCTGAAAATGTCCCCTCAAAATACGGAATAACCTACCACCAGATACTTGAGAAAATGGGGGCAAAAACCCCAAAAAAAATAGATACAGTTAAGAAACTTCTTGAAAAAACAGGCTTTGGTTTTGCACACCAGAGGTTATTTGCACAAAAATTGTTCAATCTTTTGCCAAAGAGAAGGGAGTTTGGTCTTAGAACATACCACAACACTATGGAAAGGCTGTTAAACCCATTTAACACAGATAAAGTGATAACAGGGGTATCCCACCCTCCTTACATACAGAAATACACAGAGCTTGCAGAACACGTAGGCATTGAAAGAATAACAGTTTTTAAATCACTTGAGGGAGGGGTTGAGCCTTTCCCAAATCATGAGACTATTGTTCATCTAAATGAAAAAGAAATAACAATAATTCCTGAAGGAATAAAAAAGGAGTTTTTTCTTAGAAAGGTATCCCCAGAAGAAAACGGAAGAATATGCCTTTCTATTTTAAAAAATGAAGACAAAGATCACACACCATTTGCAATTTTAACAGCTTCAATCTTGATAATGGCATATGGTCTGACAGATGATATAGACCAGGCAAAACAGATGGCAGAAGAAAGTCTTAAATCAGGTAAAGCTCATGAGAGGTTCAAAAAATACTGTGAGATATCAATGGAGGAATAAAAATGAGGATACATTACATACAGCACGTTCATTTTGAAACTCCCGCAAATATATTCAGATGGGCTGAAAAAAGGGAATACAGTATAAAAGGAACTAAACTTTTTCTGAATGACAAACTCCCTGATATGAAAGATTTTGATTTTCTGGTGATTATGGGGGGACCTATGGGGGTTTATGATGAGGATAAATTTCCATGGCTTACCGATGAAAAAAGGTTTATTGAAAAGGCGATAAAAGAAGAGAAAAAGATATTAGGTATATGTCTCGGTGCACAGCTTATAGCCGATGTTTTAGGTGCAAAGGTTTACAAAAACAGATACAAAGAGATAGGCTGGTTTCCTGTTTATAAAACAAAAGAGGCTGAAAAATCAGAAGTTTTCAAGGATTTTCCAGAAAGCTTTACAGCATTCCACTGGCATGGGGATACATTTGATATACCAGCAGGGGCATTGCACACAGCAAGAAGTGAAGCATGCGAAAATCAGGCATTTGAGTATAAAGGTAGAATTATAGGTCTGCAGTTTCACCTTGAGACAAACAAAGAGAGTGCACAGGCTCTTATACAAAACTCTGTTGAGGAGCTTATGGAAAAGGGAGATTACATTCAATCTCCTGAGGAGATGCTCTCAAAAGATCAGAACTTTAAGGAGATTGAAAAACTTTTAACACAGATGCTTGACAGGTTTACCTCAATATGATAAACACCAGTAAGTAATTAGTTGTCTTATCT from Persephonella sp. includes:
- a CDS encoding type 1 glutamine amidotransferase encodes the protein MRIHYIQHVHFETPANIFRWAEKREYSIKGTKLFLNDKLPDMKDFDFLVIMGGPMGVYDEDKFPWLTDEKRFIEKAIKEEKKILGICLGAQLIADVLGAKVYKNRYKEIGWFPVYKTKEAEKSEVFKDFPESFTAFHWHGDTFDIPAGALHTARSEACENQAFEYKGRIIGLQFHLETNKESAQALIQNSVEELMEKGDYIQSPEEMLSKDQNFKEIEKLLTQMLDRFTSI